A genomic stretch from Sulfurihydrogenibium azorense Az-Fu1 includes:
- a CDS encoding sigma-70 family RNA polymerase sigma factor — translation MKLDKEKKRLVEENLNLVKKVASKIYYRLPDCSIDFDDLFQVGVIGLIKATENYHQDKGKFSTYAYIRIRGEILDFLRSLEVFPHTEKDYITVEKAEPDDNLPYSNTAVILSLDKIISIEDDSISLIDSIVSNSKTPEEEYALKEQIEKISQIIEQYLDENEKKVINYLFFEEKDPKEIQEIMGISLGRISQIKAKAVEKIREIMYHNNEKVGGKHELYKRKQYK, via the coding sequence ATGAAACTAGACAAAGAGAAGAAAAGATTAGTAGAAGAAAACCTAAACCTTGTTAAAAAGGTTGCATCTAAGATTTACTATAGACTACCAGATTGTAGTATTGATTTTGATGATTTATTTCAAGTAGGAGTGATAGGACTTATTAAAGCTACAGAAAACTATCACCAAGATAAAGGAAAATTTTCAACTTACGCTTACATAAGAATTAGAGGAGAGATTTTAGATTTTTTAAGAAGTTTAGAGGTTTTTCCACATACAGAAAAAGATTATATAACAGTAGAAAAAGCAGAACCTGACGATAATTTACCTTACTCTAACACTGCTGTTATACTTAGCCTTGATAAAATTATTTCCATAGAAGATGACAGTATATCTTTAATAGATTCTATAGTATCAAACTCAAAGACACCAGAAGAAGAGTACGCTCTAAAAGAACAGATTGAGAAAATATCCCAAATAATAGAGCAGTACTTAGACGAAAATGAAAAAAAAGTTATAAACTACCTATTTTTTGAAGAAAAAGATCCGAAAGAGATACAAGAGATTATGGGAATAAGCCTTGGCAGAATATCTCAAATAAAAGCAAAAGCAGTGGAAAAAATTAGAGAAATTATGTATCATAATAATGAGAAAGTTGGAGGGAAACATGAACTCTATAAAAGAAAGCAGTATAAATAG
- the fliE gene encoding flagellar hook-basal body complex protein FliE: MKVEGLNTLPLKIDQETQINSQEKQSFADILKNFIQDVNNDLLTAKQVGQDLAVGKVENIQEAMYLIEKADISFKLLTEIRNKALEAYQEIMRMQV; the protein is encoded by the coding sequence ATGAAGGTAGAAGGTTTAAATACTCTTCCATTAAAGATAGACCAAGAAACACAAATAAATAGTCAAGAAAAACAATCTTTTGCAGATATTTTAAAAAACTTTATCCAAGATGTAAACAACGACCTTCTAACGGCAAAGCAGGTTGGACAAGATTTAGCAGTAGGAAAGGTAGAAAATATTCAAGAAGCTATGTATCTAATTGAAAAAGCTGATATATCATTCAAACTGTTAACAGAAATAAGAAACAAAGCATTAGAAGCTTACCAAGAAATAATGAGAATGCAGGTGTAA
- a CDS encoding rod-binding protein, with protein sequence MEINRINSYFDLKSIQEAKTPEEVAKNFQTIFLSMLVKEMRKTIPQFSSNDFGSRMYLDMFDMQLAQVMADSDQLGLKDYILNAIKTYTQNQNNKG encoded by the coding sequence ATGGAGATAAATCGTATAAACTCTTACTTTGATTTAAAAAGTATCCAAGAAGCAAAAACACCAGAAGAAGTAGCAAAAAACTTTCAAACTATCTTTCTATCAATGTTAGTTAAGGAGATGAGAAAAACTATTCCTCAGTTTTCGTCAAACGACTTTGGAAGTAGGATGTACCTTGATATGTTTGATATGCAACTTGCACAGGTAATGGCAGATTCAGACCAGCTTGGTTTAAAAGATTACATACTAAACGCAATAAAAACCTACACCCAAAACCAAAACAACAAGGGTTAA
- the flgC gene encoding flagellar basal body rod protein FlgC, whose amino-acid sequence MIFKGLEVSVSGMQAERVRIDLSASNLANVNSTRAEDGQPYRRKVPVFEAVLDSQSKNTPIYKVRVKEIQTDPSPFKLKFDPNNPDADQNGYVRLPNVDPIREMVDMMSAMRSYEANLTAFNTHKDMILKSLEIIRV is encoded by the coding sequence ATGATTTTTAAGGGGCTTGAAGTATCAGTTTCAGGGATGCAAGCAGAAAGAGTAAGGATAGACTTATCTGCCAGCAACCTTGCTAATGTCAACTCAACAAGGGCAGAAGATGGGCAACCTTACAGGAGGAAAGTTCCCGTATTTGAAGCCGTATTAGATAGCCAGTCAAAAAATACGCCTATATACAAAGTAAGAGTAAAAGAGATTCAAACAGACCCTTCTCCTTTTAAATTAAAGTTTGATCCAAACAATCCTGACGCTGACCAAAACGGCTACGTAAGACTACCAAATGTAGACCCTATAAGAGAGATGGTAGATATGATGTCAGCAATGAGGAGTTATGAAGCAAACCTTACTGCTTTTAACACCCATAAAGATATGATTTTAAAAAGTCTTGAAATAATAAGAGTGTAA
- a CDS encoding tetratricopeptide repeat protein: MKKLFFITFIFLFIISNSYGKNNNEDYQIYQKALSYYNYGSYYSALEELDKIIYKKNLKFYPDVLLLTAKTYLSIGIKSGIKKYLWNAVYYLNYYVGYNGKRNEDYYYTKGLAYERLGFYERALTNYKIALLSKSERSNLTNKIILGIMRTSILMGRVDNITKYIVYLAPLEAREGQELSIVLGMKYFYEGNYDLAFNYFSQVYQDFEEYLLYNPEFYYYIGETAYRLKKYDFAKRIFRKIVNNVKNDDVIRKAYLRLGDIAVIQNDKYEAFNNYYIVINRFPETNENTVARLKMLALGLKYPDLESRIKKVKQLEDPVKFIVQTLVSNRTNYIGKYAIGNFGVLVLQNPTDFLIDKLSYELSLLYPANFTYEQAEYIRGLWTPYLEKLDNKALIKLYKANPKFFKDIFDENILKKILQNLTDNYYRKDLLKHLIKNYDKDEYKIQLAKIYYEEKQYSKALEILSGIKDKNCDFYIISALIKKAMNMNYKDDMENMEKSCKDLKLPFEIALDYYLMKKDLPKAVSTILENKNRLKDDDNTKNKILDLISKLYGSKMYKELSQLLDNIPENLIPKEKLCDVSSYYLITKVKLNSTNVKDLYYNTVKNCNTEMAKVSLELYETLKVIQEVKGNVR, encoded by the coding sequence ATGAAAAAACTTTTTTTTATAACATTTATCTTTCTTTTTATCATTTCAAACTCTTACGGTAAAAACAATAACGAAGATTATCAAATCTACCAAAAAGCTTTATCTTACTATAACTACGGTTCTTACTACTCTGCGTTAGAAGAGTTAGATAAAATAATCTACAAGAAAAATCTAAAATTTTATCCTGATGTTTTACTTTTAACAGCAAAAACTTATTTAAGTATAGGAATAAAGTCTGGGATAAAAAAATATCTATGGAACGCAGTTTACTATCTAAACTACTACGTAGGTTATAACGGCAAAAGAAATGAAGATTACTACTATACAAAAGGATTGGCATACGAGAGACTTGGATTTTATGAAAGAGCACTTACAAACTATAAAATAGCTTTACTATCAAAATCAGAAAGAAGTAATCTTACAAACAAAATAATTCTTGGAATTATGAGAACTTCCATCTTAATGGGAAGGGTTGATAACATAACAAAGTACATAGTGTACCTTGCACCGTTAGAAGCAAGGGAGGGACAGGAGCTCTCAATCGTTTTAGGGATGAAGTATTTTTACGAGGGTAATTACGATTTGGCATTTAACTATTTTTCACAGGTTTACCAAGATTTTGAAGAGTATCTCCTTTACAATCCCGAATTTTATTATTACATTGGAGAGACTGCGTATAGACTTAAAAAGTATGACTTTGCAAAAAGGATTTTTAGAAAAATTGTGAACAATGTGAAAAATGATGATGTTATAAGGAAAGCTTACTTAAGACTTGGAGATATAGCTGTAATACAAAACGATAAATATGAAGCATTTAACAACTATTACATAGTTATAAACAGATTTCCTGAGACAAATGAAAATACAGTAGCAAGACTCAAAATGTTAGCTCTTGGATTAAAGTATCCTGATTTAGAAAGTAGAATAAAAAAAGTAAAACAGCTTGAAGACCCTGTTAAGTTTATAGTCCAGACATTAGTGTCAAACAGGACAAACTACATAGGAAAGTACGCTATAGGAAACTTCGGTGTTTTAGTTTTGCAAAATCCTACAGATTTTTTAATTGATAAACTTTCTTATGAACTTTCTCTTCTGTATCCTGCTAACTTTACCTATGAACAAGCAGAGTACATAAGAGGTTTGTGGACTCCTTACTTGGAAAAATTAGATAATAAAGCACTTATAAAACTTTACAAAGCAAATCCCAAGTTTTTTAAAGATATTTTTGATGAAAATATTCTCAAAAAAATACTACAAAATCTAACAGATAATTACTATAGAAAAGATTTACTAAAACATCTAATCAAAAACTACGATAAAGATGAATATAAAATACAGCTTGCAAAGATATACTATGAAGAAAAACAGTACTCTAAGGCTTTAGAGATCCTTTCTGGTATAAAAGATAAAAACTGTGATTTTTACATTATCTCAGCGTTAATTAAAAAAGCTATGAATATGAATTACAAAGATGATATGGAAAATATGGAAAAAAGCTGTAAAGATTTAAAACTACCTTTTGAGATTGCTCTTGATTACTACTTGATGAAAAAGGATTTACCAAAAGCAGTATCTACTATTTTAGAGAATAAAAACAGATTAAAAGATGACGATAACACTAAGAATAAAATTTTAGACTTAATCTCAAAACTTTACGGTAGTAAAATGTATAAAGAACTTTCCCAGCTTCTAGATAACATTCCAGAGAACTTAATACCAAAAGAAAAACTTTGTGATGTATCTTCCTACTACCTAATTACAAAGGTTAAACTAAACTCAACTAACGTTAAAGACTTGTATTATAATACTGTTAAAAATTGTAATACAGAAATGGCTAAAGTCTCTCTTGAGCTTTACGAAACATTAAAAGTAATACAGGAGGTGAAGGGAAATGTTCGATAA
- the flgB gene encoding flagellar basal body rod protein FlgB has protein sequence MFDNLDKINKMSSFYFERFKVIQGNIANVNTPFYKPKDLKFEEVFKNFIPMKLTNPKHINPAGSEDIKITSFENGYITGYDQNKVNLEEEMAKLAESSIMYKTLVEVMKKEMVKLKYAISGK, from the coding sequence ATGTTCGATAATTTAGATAAGATAAATAAGATGTCTTCATTTTACTTTGAAAGGTTTAAAGTTATTCAAGGAAACATTGCAAACGTCAATACACCGTTTTATAAACCTAAAGATTTAAAATTTGAAGAGGTTTTTAAGAACTTCATTCCTATGAAATTAACTAATCCAAAGCACATTAACCCAGCAGGTAGTGAAGATATTAAAATAACGAGTTTTGAAAACGGATACATAACAGGCTACGACCAAAATAAAGTTAATCTTGAAGAGGAGATGGCTAAACTTGCAGAGAGCTCCATAATGTATAAGACCCTTGTTGAAGTTATGAAAAAAGAAATGGTAAAATTAAAGTATGCAATATCAGGTAAGTAA
- a CDS encoding MinD/ParA family protein, whose protein sequence is MEQQLQHLKELVKQKLDNSDNTIKNSKFICVASGKGGVGKTNFSINFAYILANKFNKKVLLIDADIGLGNIHVILNIPLIKSLKDFFEGKKDIEENILNVKNFDLIPGFSGIDNVSDLEEEKIIMLIDKLDKISKRYDYVIIDTGAGIGKDVINFVIPSDKTYVITTPEPTALTDAYSFIKSLYKIYNYKNFKIVINMVKREEEGYEVFERLKESCKKFLDLDLEFSGLLPISDNLKKSVLERKLICEEYPKDIFSEKLTQIAVKETGEEVKIKEEKSFFKKFLSMIKGK, encoded by the coding sequence ATGGAACAGCAACTTCAACATTTGAAAGAGTTAGTAAAACAGAAGTTAGATAACAGTGATAATACTATAAAAAACTCAAAATTTATATGTGTAGCTTCTGGAAAAGGAGGAGTAGGAAAAACAAACTTTTCTATAAACTTTGCTTACATTTTGGCTAATAAATTTAATAAAAAAGTCCTTCTTATTGATGCAGATATAGGTCTTGGTAATATTCATGTTATTTTAAATATACCATTAATAAAGTCGTTAAAAGATTTCTTTGAAGGCAAGAAAGATATAGAAGAAAATATACTTAATGTAAAAAACTTTGACTTAATACCTGGCTTTTCAGGAATAGATAATGTATCAGATTTAGAAGAAGAGAAGATAATTATGTTGATTGATAAACTTGATAAAATTTCAAAACGGTACGATTACGTGATTATAGATACTGGAGCAGGTATAGGAAAAGATGTTATAAATTTTGTAATTCCATCAGATAAAACCTACGTTATAACAACTCCAGAACCTACAGCGCTTACAGATGCATACAGTTTTATAAAGTCTTTATACAAAATCTACAACTATAAAAACTTTAAAATAGTTATAAATATGGTGAAGAGAGAGGAAGAAGGGTACGAAGTATTTGAAAGATTAAAAGAATCTTGTAAAAAGTTTTTAGATTTAGATTTAGAGTTTTCGGGATTATTACCTATATCTGACAACTTAAAAAAATCAGTTTTAGAAAGAAAATTAATATGTGAAGAGTATCCAAAAGATATCTTTTCAGAAAAACTTACCCAAATAGCAGTAAAAGAAACGGGAGAAGAAGTTAAAATTAAAGAAGAAAAAAGCTTTTTTAAGAAATTTTTATCTATGATAAAAGGTAAATGA
- the flhF gene encoding flagellar biosynthesis protein FlhF translates to MKIKIYEGFDLEELLNKVSQELGDKYKILYRDTVKVKTKIPFIKKTKHILIVEPEEEKKEFEELLEKELELEQDEKETYQPTYNPLRNYPLVEESVVKEPETKKEITINDNKLEEITKEFSGKAIDLINILTQKEVSLDIAKEVVKGGCGLELSSNKLDLRHFTFRESLIEGLNSKVDFKGDIFENLTRQKVLVFLGPTGVGKTTNLFKIASNLVLNKNKKVAVLSIDTFKAGAADQARSYSNILGIPFYLLSDPKKIRETVDDLNFVDVILVDTIGRSHYDHWKLGEMKETLRFLDEAQYMMVLSANMNTKESFNIIKKYQKFFKIDYLFFTKIDETSYPGVILNLTVKTGIPLTYISTGQNVPEDIKVLTPERLVSLLLKETD, encoded by the coding sequence ATGAAAATTAAAATATACGAGGGTTTTGATTTAGAAGAACTGTTAAATAAGGTAAGTCAAGAGTTAGGAGATAAATACAAGATACTGTATAGAGATACGGTAAAGGTAAAAACAAAAATACCTTTTATAAAAAAAACAAAACATATACTTATAGTTGAGCCTGAAGAAGAAAAAAAAGAATTTGAAGAATTGTTAGAAAAAGAGTTAGAACTTGAACAAGATGAGAAAGAGACGTATCAACCTACTTACAATCCACTTAGAAATTATCCATTAGTAGAGGAGAGCGTTGTAAAAGAACCGGAGACTAAAAAAGAAATAACAATAAACGATAATAAATTAGAAGAGATTACAAAAGAGTTTTCAGGTAAAGCTATAGATTTAATAAATATTTTAACACAAAAAGAAGTAAGCTTAGACATAGCTAAAGAGGTTGTAAAAGGAGGATGTGGTTTAGAGTTGTCTTCTAACAAACTTGATTTAAGACACTTTACTTTTAGAGAGTCTCTTATAGAAGGTTTAAATAGTAAAGTTGATTTTAAAGGGGATATATTTGAAAATTTAACAAGACAAAAAGTTTTAGTATTTTTAGGTCCAACAGGTGTTGGAAAAACGACAAATCTATTTAAAATAGCATCAAACTTGGTTTTAAATAAAAATAAAAAAGTAGCGGTGCTTTCTATAGATACATTTAAAGCTGGAGCTGCAGATCAGGCGAGGAGTTATTCTAATATTTTAGGAATACCATTTTATCTACTATCAGACCCTAAAAAAATAAGAGAAACTGTAGACGATTTAAACTTTGTAGATGTTATACTCGTAGATACTATTGGTAGAAGTCATTACGACCACTGGAAGTTAGGAGAGATGAAAGAAACTTTAAGGTTTTTAGATGAAGCTCAGTATATGATGGTTCTTAGTGCTAATATGAATACAAAAGAAAGTTTTAACATTATAAAAAAATACCAGAAATTTTTTAAGATAGATTACTTATTTTTTACAAAAATAGATGAAACTTCCTATCCTGGAGTGATACTCAACCTTACAGTTAAAACAGGAATACCTCTAACCTACATAAGTACGGGTCAAAACGTGCCAGAAGACATAAAAGTTTTAACACCAGAAAGACTTGTCTCTTTACTACTAAAGGAGACAGACTGA
- the flhA gene encoding flagellar biosynthesis protein FlhA, protein MERALSVFEKINQYSDAIVVILILIILGSLVLPVPPFLLDILLTFSITFSMLILMAAVYVESPLKFSSFPSILLIATLFRLSLNVASTRRILLHGHEGPDAAGHVIQAFGQFVVGGNYVVGIIVFLVLVIINFIVITKGTERISEVAARFTLDAMPGKQMSIDADLNSGLIDEKEAQRRRQEVQREADFYGAMDGATKFIRGDAVAGIIIVFINIIGGIIIGMVQKGMDFQTALQNFTILTIGDGLVSQIPALITSTAAGLMVTRAASEMNLGREIFTQLTSYPKALFMAAGAIFVMGIIPGMPTLPFLILASIVGISGYMMSLILKEKEAKEKEEKAKEMVKSLEEEKPEDYVQPPEPLTLEIGYGLIYLVDENQGGELLKRIKNLRKQLTKELGLLIPLVHIKDNLELKPNEYRLLIKGVEVAKYEVYPGKYLAIDTGMIREKVEGVPTKDPAFGLNALWIDENLKDKARISGYTVVDVNTVIITHLSETIKKYSYEILTRQQVKELLDIVSKNYPMVKDIVPDQVPLNVLHKVLQNLLKEGIPIKDIPTIVEALSDNINKTADPDILTEYVRMALKRVITSMYQKNGEIIALVLGNRTENYINKLLNENKNGNLPVSPVFVQKLITTISQHLDKFILNSSQHILITSPIVRRHIKQMLENYLPNLVVLSYGEIENSVKLNIIGMVDVDEN, encoded by the coding sequence TTGGAAAGAGCTTTAAGTGTATTTGAGAAAATAAATCAATATTCAGATGCAATAGTAGTTATTCTTATTTTAATAATTTTAGGTTCGTTAGTTTTACCTGTCCCACCTTTTTTACTTGACATACTTCTTACGTTTAGTATTACATTTTCTATGCTGATTTTAATGGCCGCTGTATATGTAGAAAGTCCTTTAAAATTTTCATCCTTCCCATCAATACTACTTATAGCCACCCTTTTTAGATTATCTTTAAACGTTGCATCTACAAGGAGAATACTTCTTCACGGACACGAAGGACCTGATGCGGCAGGACATGTTATACAGGCTTTTGGTCAGTTTGTTGTTGGAGGTAATTATGTAGTTGGTATTATTGTATTTTTGGTGTTAGTTATAATCAACTTTATTGTAATTACAAAAGGAACAGAGAGAATATCAGAAGTTGCTGCAAGGTTTACACTTGATGCTATGCCCGGAAAACAGATGAGTATAGATGCTGATTTAAACAGTGGTCTTATAGATGAGAAAGAAGCTCAAAGAAGAAGACAAGAAGTTCAAAGAGAAGCTGATTTTTACGGGGCTATGGATGGTGCTACTAAGTTTATAAGGGGAGATGCTGTAGCCGGAATAATTATCGTTTTTATAAACATAATAGGTGGAATCATAATAGGTATGGTTCAAAAGGGTATGGACTTTCAAACAGCTTTACAAAACTTCACAATACTGACAATAGGTGATGGGCTTGTATCCCAGATACCTGCCTTAATCACTTCAACAGCTGCCGGCCTTATGGTAACAAGAGCAGCCTCTGAGATGAACTTAGGAAGAGAGATATTTACACAGCTTACAAGCTATCCAAAAGCACTGTTTATGGCTGCCGGTGCAATATTTGTTATGGGTATTATTCCGGGAATGCCTACATTACCTTTCTTAATCTTGGCTTCTATAGTAGGTATTTCTGGTTATATGATGAGTTTGATACTTAAAGAAAAAGAAGCTAAAGAAAAAGAAGAGAAAGCAAAGGAAATGGTTAAGTCTTTAGAGGAAGAAAAACCGGAAGATTATGTTCAACCTCCAGAACCTCTAACATTAGAGATAGGATACGGACTTATATACCTTGTAGATGAAAATCAAGGAGGAGAGTTATTAAAAAGAATAAAAAATCTAAGAAAACAGTTAACAAAAGAACTTGGCCTTTTAATACCATTGGTTCATATAAAAGATAACCTCGAATTAAAACCAAATGAGTATAGACTACTGATAAAAGGTGTAGAAGTTGCAAAATACGAAGTTTACCCAGGAAAGTACCTAGCCATAGATACAGGAATGATAAGAGAAAAGGTTGAAGGTGTACCTACAAAAGACCCTGCCTTTGGTTTAAATGCTCTATGGATAGATGAAAATCTAAAAGATAAAGCGAGGATATCAGGCTATACAGTTGTAGACGTAAACACAGTTATAATAACACATCTTTCAGAAACAATTAAAAAGTACTCTTACGAAATACTCACAAGACAACAGGTAAAAGAACTTTTAGACATTGTATCTAAAAACTATCCTATGGTAAAAGATATCGTTCCAGACCAAGTACCTTTAAACGTTTTACACAAAGTTTTACAAAACCTATTAAAAGAAGGTATCCCTATAAAAGACATACCTACTATCGTAGAAGCACTGTCAGATAACATAAATAAAACAGCTGACCCAGACATTCTAACAGAATACGTAAGAATGGCTCTCAAACGAGTAATTACAAGTATGTATCAGAAAAATGGAGAAATCATTGCGTTAGTTTTAGGAAATAGAACAGAAAACTATATAAATAAGTTGCTTAATGAAAACAAAAACGGAAATCTACCTGTAAGTCCTGTTTTTGTACAAAAATTAATAACAACCATAAGCCAACACTTAGATAAGTTTATACTTAACTCAAGCCAGCACATACTTATAACTTCACCTATTGTCAGAAGACACATAAAACAGATGCTTGAAAATTATCTTCCAAATCTTGTTGTTTTATCTTACGGAGAGATAGAAAACAGTGTAAAATTAAATATAATAGGGATGGTGGATGTAGATGAAAATTAA